The Dyadobacter sp. 676 DNA window GATCGCGGAAATCGCGCCCATACCAGTCACCAGCACCCTTTCCATCGAACGTTACGCGGCTTTTATATTGGCGAGAATATATTCCGCCATGTGATTCACATCGACGAGGATCTTGCGGCCCTCCGCCGGATTATTGATTTTAATACCATATTCCCTTTCGAGCAGCACCACCAGTTCGAGCGAATCGATGGAATCCAGCCCCAGATCGCCGCCAAAAAGCGGCTCGTCGTCCTTGATGTCCTGAGGGTTAATATCGAGCAGGTTCAGGTATTGTACAATTTGCCCTTTCAGAATGGGCTTCAAGCTTTCTATGTCCATATTGATTTGTTAGTCGCTTCTAAAATCACCGGTGAGCTGCGCTGACCGGCAGAGGGTGCACGGGATAGAATTTCAAACTTAAATAATTCTTTCCAACCGTAGCTTAAAATATGTACCAAGTTGGCAAAACACGATGAAAATGCCCAGAAAAACGAATACCGTTCGCAAATCATGCCAGCTACCGCCTTTGAGGAACAGTACGTAAAATCCTTCGAGGCACCAATGCAGCGGGGAAAAATTGCTAAAAAACTGCATGAAACCCGGCATTACGAAAGTGGGTACCAGAATGCCGCCGATCGCCCCGAAGATAATAATGGAAATCGCGCCGAAACCATTGGCCTGCTGCTCGGTACGGGCAAATGCGCCGATCATTAAAGCATAACTCACAGCCGCCATACTACTGATGAAAATCACGGCAATGGTAGCGATTATATTGCCGGGAACGCTTAGCTTCGGCAAACCGAGTTCCGGCAATATCCAGACGCCCATCGAGAAAGTAAGCACCACTTGCAAAGCCGCAACGACCACGTAAACCGCCATTTTACTGAACATCACCATCATGAATGTGGTCGGCATGGTCTTCAAACGGAGGAAGCTGCCGCTGATCCGTTCCTTGACGATGTTGCTGCCCAGCGAAACGACCATGAAAAACATCGCGAAAATCGTCCAGGCAGGTACATTATGCTGCGTCGAATTCGGGATGGCGGTGGAATTATTGTTCCGGGCAACGATTTGATCGATGCGTACACGGTTCGAAATCATTTTTTGTTTAAGCTTCGCAGATTTTTCGGCAATATCCATATTGGCGTACATCCTGTCGATCATCAGCGAATTTTCGATCACGCTCATGTACGACTGGATTATGCTCATGACCGAGTAGCTGTAATTTTCCTGTAAAACGGGATCATTATAAAAGGAAAGCCGTGGCATGGAAGTCTCCTCGCGGGTAGTAGTATCGTGCCCGAGACCGAGATCGTCCATCAGAATACCGCTTACGTCCTCCGCATTGCTTTCAAGCCCGGCGGAGAATGTCGCCGGAATATACAATGCGATCATTTTCCCTCTCGATAATAGTTCCGAGCGCAAAGATTCCTGCGGAATGCCGTTTTGCGAATCTATCTTAAAAAGGCCCGAGTCTTTCAGCAAATCCACCAGTTTACTCCCTTCTTTTCCTTTATCGTGATTGACTACCAGCAGGGGGATCTGGTTTTCATTCACCATTTTATAGGCGCTGTCCTGGATGATCGTGATGATGAACACCAGCAGCAAAGGCATCAGAAACATCAAAGCCAGCCCCACTTTATCGTTGATAAGCAGCAGCAGTTCTTTGCGAAGTGACGAGTATAATTTAAACATAAGCTTAATCGCGGTACGCTTCGCCGGTGAGGTTGATAAACAATGTTTGCAGACTGGCAACCGAATGCACCGCTTTCAAATGCTGCAACCCGCCTGTTGCTATAACCTTTCCGTGATCGATCAGCGCGATATTTTTGCAAAACTCCTCCGCTTCCGACATATGGTGCGAAGTGTAAACGATGGTTGTCCCCGCCTGGTTAAGCTGCTGTAAATAGCGGATGATGGCATTCCGGCTCTGCACGTCCACACCGACTGTCGGCTCGTCGAGGAAAAGGATATCCGGCTCGTGGATTATGCCGATGGCGAGATTCACACGCCGCTTCATTCCGCCCGAAAATGTTCCTACTTTCTTGTCGGCTGCTTTTCCAAGCCCCAGCACTTCGAGCAAATGCTCGCGGCGTTCTTCCAGCCTGCCTTTCGACAGGTTATACATCGCCCCGAAGTAGTCGAGGTTCTGGCGGGGCGTCAGTTCCTGGTAAAAGGCATATTCCTGGGGCACAAAACCGATCCGGCTCTTTCGCTCCGCATCGGAATACTGCCTGCCATTGTAGTAGAACCGCACACTGCCCGCCGAAACGGGAATAATGCCGCAAAGAATGGAGATCAGCGTCGTTTTACCCGCACCATTCGGCCCGAGCAGCCCGAAAACATCCGATTGCGCAATGTCGAGCGAAACGGCGGACAGGCTATCCTCGCCGGCGGATTTATAACGCTTGTAAACATCCCTGATCTCAATGCACACTGTACCAGCCATAGCCACACGCTTACTTTACAAGCTTCAAGCGGGACAGTTTCTGAAATGCCTCTTTCTCGACCAGACGGATTTCCAGCATCATATCGGCGATTTCCTCAAAATCTTTTTGTTCGGTGAGGCGGCCTTTGTACACACCCGCCATTTTAATGGCGCTGGCACGCCACATGTCTCCGGCTTTGGTGAAATCTTCGGAAATATTGGCTACACGGTCGTCCTGCAAATAGGCCGCGGCTTCTTCCAGGAACGCGCCGTACAGGAAGCGGAAGCCGCCGCCGCCGGTGCCGATCTCCTCCTGCATCCTTACAATCTGACCCAGGTACAGGCCTGCCTTGCGTAAACCCAGCTTCTCGCGCCATTTGCGGACGTGGTTCGAAGTGTGCCGGATGCCGTTCACCCCCGCGAAATTACCCGGAATGTTCAGCATATCGCGCACATTGCGGCGAATACCCCTCGCGATTCCCTTGCGTATCATGTCCGCGGAAACGGGTTTTATTTTTTCGGGGAAATAAATATGGCCCCTGGGTGCCAGCGGGCCCTGCGCGAAACGCACGCGGGAAAGTTCTTCTCTGGAAAGCGACGTAACGTCCTCCATCACCGGATCGCTGATCAGGTAACGACCGTTCTCTTCGCCAAAAACGATAAGGTTATGGGCGTTAAAATGAAAGCGGTATTCTTTAGGGAAATAGCTGAGGTGAAAAACCCCCACCTGGCAGCCTACCGGCGCACCTTCCCTCACTTTTTGGTCCAGGAATGCCTCCGCTGCCGCCGGGTTCGAGAATTTCCTGCGGGTAACCTCTACTCCAAGCGACTTGCAGGTTCTCTTAAAGATTGCGCCGGGCATGGTACGGAAAGAAATCGCCGGGCCGTTGTTGACAGTCAGAAATGGTATTTGTATATAAAACAGGCCAGAGCCCATTCCAAACGCCAGCGGCTCGGTCATGAAATCGAGGCCGTGGTAGCGTAGCAATGCGGTTGTTACCCCGTTCTCGCAATGGGCGGTCTGCACGTGGCGGAATTCATCCGTTTGGCTATCAATGTTCACTGGATCAACCTTTAAAATTTTTCAATTCGCTCACGGTAATGTCGAAAGCCCTGGCGTATTTTTCCAGCTTTCTTTCGCTCAGGTTTTTAAAAACGGATGGTTTGAAGTGTCGTTTGATAAAAAACGGGAAAATCCCCGTGTAGCCCGAAAGGACCGACAAATCCATCAGGCGAAGTTCCATAAAATAGTATACCGGGCTTTTTTCCCCGTTTGCTACCGCCCGCCGCGCCGCTTCCACTCTTTCGTTGACCTCCTCCCAGGCGCTGTCGAGCGCCTGCTTTTTGATTTCCCAGCCCTTGCTCAATGCGGTTTCGTATTTGCCGTCGTCGTTTTTGACGTAGCATACTTCCCGGGTGAATTTATCGAGCGCGCCGGGATCCTGCGGAAGTTCTTCCTTTTTCATGGTTATGGGCAGCTATGATGGTTACAATAACGCACGCCGGGCTTCCGGCCCGGTCAGCATACGGTGAGCAGGCAAAACATGTACGAGAAACGCGAGCTCTCGGGCACTGCCAGCAATATTTTCTCGCCCTTTTTCAAAGCCCCGCTATTGAATACTTCTTCCAGCATCATATAAATGGAAGCCGCACCGACGTTACCTTTCGTCACGAGGTTGGTATACCATTTTTCTTTGGGAACGGGCATGCCGTTTTCTTTGAAAAACTCGTCGATTTTACCTTCGAAGAAATAGCTGGACAAATGCGGCAGGAAGTAGCTCACATCGTCCATAGCCATTCCCTTTTTTATCAGAATATCTTTCAGCTTCGCGAAACCTAATTTAACAATTTTTTCGCCTAACAGCTTCACATCCTGCTTGATACTCAATATCGATTGCTCCTTGATTTCCTCGGCTGTGTAATCCTTGTAGCTCTTCAGTGTACCGTCTTCCAGCTTGTCGGCGCCCATGTACATACACGGCTCCACCTCGTTGGCGTACGAGCAGCCTTCGATCCAGTCTATTCTCAGGGAGATTCCATCCTTGTTCGGGGCCGGTTCCACCAGGAATGCCCCCGCACCGTCGGAGAGCATCCAGCGAAGGAAGTCTTTCTCAAATGCCAGATAAGGGTTCTTTTCCAGCCGGGCAAGCTGCTGCACCTCGTCTTCGAACTGATCGGCCCGCAATATGGTCGACAGCCGTTCCGAAGCGCAGGACACCGCTTTCTGTTTCTCGCCGAGCTTCACCGCCATATAGGCATACTTGAACGCATGCATCCCGGCGCAGCAAACACCCGAGGGCGATACCACTTCTATCGACGCCGCTTCGGGCAGGTTACCGTGCACCATCGAGCCATGCGAAGGCATCAGCTGATCGGGGCTCGATGTGGCGCAGCTCAGCAGATCCATTTCGCCGATCTCCGCGGGATTATTTTTAAAAAGGCCCTTAATGGCAAGCGACGCCATTTCCGCATTGGTGTGCGTGGGGGTTCCGTCTTTCCGCAATGCGTAGTACCTGTTTTTGATCCCGTTATTGCGCAGAACAATCGCTTTCGACTTAGAGGGTTTTCCGTTGATGTATCCTAAATATTCTTCCATTTCCTCATTGGAAACGGACTCATTCGGTAAAAACTTGGCAATTCTGGTAATATATGCTTCTGACATTATAATTTGGTTTCTACACCACAAAAGTATTCTTTTTTCTTCTTAATCGCATTCGCGGTAAACGGCGCGACCAGTAACCGGTACAACGTGACCAACACCGGCGCGACCATAAAAAGAGCTACCAGCAGGTAATATTTGAAAAAACCGACCAGTCGTTTCCGCTTTTCGGGGGTAGTGCCTTTTGTCTTGATCAGGTTCGCCCAGATCCTGAAAAGTTTTTTCGCCCGCCCTTCGATGAAAAGGATGTCGGTAGGTATCCCGATGAGGCCCGTGGCCATAATCTCTTTCTGTAAACCTGCGTATTCCCGGCTTTCGTAGCATTTTTTGACGATGGCACCGAAACGCGCCGCGCTCTGAATGTCCTCGTCACTCACCCCCGGCTTCGGGAAAATGCCCCATTTGCGGTCCTTCCGGCCGGTGAGCATCCAATGCAGAATGGTCACCGCGCTGACGAGGTTTGAAACGCGGTCCATCAGCGGGATATTGCCCACAAGCCTGCCGCCGGCATCGGCGATCAGCTTTTTGACGCTCTCCTGCGAATTGAGCCACATATTCCTCCCAGCGATCACGGTCACAACCGGCGTGCCGCGCAGCCGGGCCTGAAACCCGGGCGATTTCAGCAGGGAGGTAACCGGAAGCGATGGCGACAGAAACCAGGGCTGGTAACCGATCACAATGAGGTCGTAGCGCTCGGCGCCGAAATGCAACGGTTGAAGCGCAATTGGCTCTTCCTGCACGCATTCGGGCATCTTGTCGAAAAACTCGTCGGTAGTCCAGGGAAAAGCAAAAGGCTTTTCCGGGAAAATTTCCAGTCGCTCTACTGTTTCAGGTGCGAACGGTTTGAGAAACTGTCCGATGATTTCATTTAGCTGACCTGACTGCGAGTAGTTTACAACGAGTATATTTTTCATTGAGCGATGAAAATCCTGTTAATGCTTCTATTTGAGATCCGACTCTTTCAACACCTTCGAATCCTTCGCGTAATCGGCGATGACGTTTTTAAGGTCGGCGTCCAGCTTGTCATAGCCCGAAACCACCGCCTGCTTATCGGCATCTATTTCCTTATTGTATTTCAAAATCCCCGGCGCGTGCTCCTGTACGGTCAGGCGCAGGAAACGGAACTCCGTGTTGCCCGGATTATTTTTGATCTCGTCTTCGAGCAAGTGTACGCCCTTTTTGAAGGTTTTTACTTTTTCCCCCACCCCTTTCACAAATCCCGCCTTTTTCATTGTCAATGCACCCTTATAGGCATTCAATTTAGGCGTCGCTTTCTCGGTTTCGAGCCTGGCGAGCATTTTATCGATTGATTCCTCCTGCCCGCTCGACAATGCTTTGTAATAGGTTTCCTTGTCGATCTGCGCCCGGACGGAAACGGTCGCCCCGAGCAGAAACGCAAGGCAAACCGCCATTAAACGCTTCATAGCTATCAATTTTTACTTATTCCGGATTGTAACCAAGGAATGTCAGGCCCTCTTCCTGCATTCCAGAATCGTGTGATAACTGTCGCCGATCAATGGATAAGTTTCAACCACTTCAAAACCCGCCTGGCAAACCAGCTCTTTCATCACGCCGATCCTGTACATCTTGCTATTGCCGTTGGCCATAATTGTAAAATATAAAGAGGTCGCCACCAGGCTGTAATGTGCAGCAGGATAATTCTGGTTATCAAAAAATGGTTCCAGAATGAAAAGGGTGGTATTTTCGGAAGCCGCCTGACAGGCATTTTCAAGTATCGCGACGATCTGCTCTTTGGAAAAGCAATCCAGGAACTGGCTCATCCAGATCACATCGGCGCCTTGCGGGATCTTTTGGGTTGTATCGAGCAGGTCGATCGCGTGAAAGTCGATACGGTCGAGCAAGCCTCTTTCGGCCGCATTCGCGCGGGCGACATTGAGCTGAACCGGCAAATCGAGTATTTTAATCCTAACATCGGCATCATGGGCGCAGCACGCGAACGACCATTTGCCGGTATTGCCGCCCACGTCGAAAATCAGTTTCGGCTGTTTGGAAAATACGATTTTTAACGCATCGGGGAATGCATTGTCGGAGTAGTAATGGTCAAATTCGAACCAGGACGTCTTGGCAGGTTCCGGCAGGATCGACAGACCTTCGTAGATCGTCGGCCAGCTACCCAGCTCTTTGAGGCCTTCGGGCTTGCCGTTGACGATGCTTTCGGTCATGTGGCTCGCACCCAGGTAGCACACGTCCCTCATGAAATTCATATTTACCCGGGTCATTTCGTCCTTCAAAAGGAAAAAGCCGATCTTGCTGATCCTGACGACATCGTTTTCCGTCTCCACCACGCCCAGAACTTCCGCCGCTTCGAGCAGGAGAGTGACACCGTATTCCGAGACGTTCACATTCCGGATAATGTTTTCGATGCTCACGCCCTTGCGGTTTTCGCCGATGTACTGCAAAATGCCCAGATCCCTCAACGCTACCACCGCCTGAAAGTACATCGGGCCAAACGCTATCTTTTGTGCTTCATACTTGGCTTCAATAGCCGACAATTCTTTTTTCATTGTACGCTTTTATTGTTCCCTGATTGTTCGGAAGAGGGTATCATCCTGTCCTTGTATCTCCTTCTGTATTTGGCTTTTTTCAAATCTTCTTCATGCCAGACAATATACTTGCCGATCGTGCCGCGGAAACGCTTGAAAAAACCTTCCCGATCCGACAGCTTCACAAAACCTTCCCTGACGACCGCATTGCTGTGGTCGGCTTTCGGCTCGTAGACGTTCAGCGTTTTAACCGTATCGATCACCGTCGGCAGCAAGCCGATCGGTAACTCGTACTTTTTGATGAACTTTTTCATGTAGCTCGTCTGAACGGGATCGGTGGAAAGCGCAATCTTTGAAAAGCCATGTTCTTTTGCTACACGGTAGGAATAGTATACGTTTTCGGTGCTGTGCTGGGCCTTTTCCTCGGTAAACAGATGCTCGCGGGGGATTCCGAGCGCCTCGGCATAATTGGCCATTACCCGGCTTTCGATATACGGGGTAGCTACCGCGCCCCCGGAAAAGATAACGTTTCTGGTATAACCTTTGGAATACAGATAGTACGCCCAGTGAATGCGTAATTGCAGCACCATGTCCCATTTCTCGCCGTTGTAAGGGAAGCCCGGCACGATGATCGCATCATACGGCGCTTCCCTGGCACCTTTTGTGAAAGCCTTCGCAGCCGAACGGTAGAGCATTTTACCACAGCCCGTAAAAAGCAGGCAGATCAGTAGCAGGAAAAACGAATTGGCTATACGCACGACGACGGGTTTTAAACAGTAAGCTGTGAAACGTTCACCAAACCCAGGCAAACAGATCACAGCTTACAAAAGAATGATATGGTATCGGTAATCAATCTGAGCTTTAAAAATAAACAATTCTATTTACTTTCTTATGCTTTGAAGGATTTGCTCCACTTCTTGTAAAGGTTTTTGTCGATCTCCTGGTTGATCTTGTAAACGCCGCCGGCCCAGTAATTACGGAAACCGAAACCGCCCGCTTTACCCTCGACTTTTTCGGTATGGATCACCTTTTTCGTAGCCAGGTCGATGAACGTTACCCAAGCGACCATCTTCTCGGCATTCTTATTGAGGCTTTCAACCACGTACACCACACCGATGCCGTCCTTTTCGCTCAATGAATATTTAGCGACGGATTTTTTCACCTGGTCTTCGGTAATGCTGTACTCGTCGTCGGTAATATTTTTCTCGACGTTCACCGATTTATTGTGCGCCACCATATCCTCTACTTTCGACTTGTACTGATCGTCTTTGAGGTTAAAAGCCTTTTGCAGCGAAAATTTCTTGGGTTCAAGCTCGATCAGGTTGTTCCAGCTCACGATGTGCTGGTTCTGGATCGCCTGTGCGTCGGTAAAACCTGCTTTCCCGATGTATTTGGCCTGCGTGAAGTCGAGACCCAGGAAAACCAGCCTGGTTTTACCTGCAACGAGGTCGGCCATGGTATTGTCTGCCTTAGCGAGCGCGGCATTAAACAATACAAATGCGAGGAGTAGTAACTTTTTCATAACGAGAGTAATTTGGAACGTTTGATTTATTTCAATTTTTTATCCAGGAACGCCGCCAGCGACTTGCCCGCTTTCGCGTAAGATTCGGCAATGCGTACGCCGGTGTCGAAATCGAATCCACCGAACTGGCCGCCCGGCACATTTCTCATCGCAATTTCGGCCACTTTGTTCGATTTGTTGGCCGATTCCACGAGGTCGACCTCAAAGTCCACATAGGCATTCTTACGCATGACCCCCACATTGAAACCAGGTTCTACGAATTTCGTTTTCACAATGAAGGTGTATTGTGCGTCCGGACGTGCTGTTACGGCCGTGAGGCCTTTGTCCGCCATTCCCTTGTTGAACAACTCTTCAAACTTCGGCTCGTAGCGGTTCTTGCGGTCTTCGACCCACGCTTTTTTCCAGGTATCGCCTTTACCGGCCTCCTTGGCATTATACTCCGCCGATTTCTTGTCGACATACTCCTGTTCGGTGGCGAATTTACCTACTCCGAAATCCGAATAATCGTATTCGACATTGACTGTTTTCTGCCCGGTCAACACGCCTAGATCACCTGAACGGAGGTCGACACGCTGGGCGAGGGCCGCGTCAGCGGCGAGGAACGAAATGGCCATTGCCGACGCGTAAATAAACTTTTTCATGAGCGTAAATTTTATTTTTATGGTAATAGAGGGGTCAAATATAGATCAATTTTTCAGGTTTGCGCTTTTCCTGTTTGTAGATACGGAAAGTTAGTTCTTCAGCGGTAACGAAAGTCAGTGCGGGCGATACCCGGAGCCTTGATTTGAATAGGGAATGCATGGTTTCCTTGAAAGCGGAGGTCTGCAATTGCATCGGCAGCACCACGGTGATCTCGTCGTTTCCAAACTCGTTTTTGGATACGACCACCTGGTACAAATCGATTTCTTTCACGGCGTCGAGCACGTCGAACAACGCAGGCGGAAAAATGGTCGTACCCTTGAATTTGATCATCTGTTGCTTCCGGCCCACCACCGGCCCGAGGCGCGGGCTCGTACGTCCGCACGCGCAAGGTTCATAATATACGTTACACAGGTCGCCCGTTTTGTAACGCAGCAGTGGCATCCCTTCCACACCGAGCGTAGTCACCACCACTTCGCCGAGCTCGCCGTCTTTTACGGCATCACCGTCGTCGTCGACCACTTCCAGAATGAGCAGGTCGGGGTTCAGATGCCCGCCTTTACCTTCGCCGCATTCGGTAAATGCGGCCCCCATTTCCGTGGATGCGTAGGTTGAATACAGCTTCACATCCCACTGCGAGGTAATGCGCTTGCCCAGTTCGTTCAAGGTAAAATCCGGGTTACGGATCGGCTCGCCGATGCAGATGATCGATTTAATACTCGAAGCCCTGAAATCGATGTCATTAGCAACCGCATAGTCGATCAGTCGCGGAATAAACGACGGAATAGCGATGATCACCGTCGGCGAAAACCGCTGGATGGATTCCCATTGCAAAAACGGCGCTCCCGGGCCGACGCGGATCATGCCTGCGCCCATTTTGCGCGCGCCCATCCAGTATGCGAGCCCGGCCATAAAACGGCGGTCGATAGTCGTCATCAGTTGGTAAATATCGTTTTCCGTCCCCCCCGCGCAACGGAACGACTGCGCTTCGTTCGTGGCCAGCCTTTCGACATCCGAATCGGTCAGGTAAAACGCCACGGGGTCGCTGAGGGTGCCCGAGGTCGTCACAAAATCGGTAATGCGGCTTTTGGGAACGCAGAGGAAATCGTCGTTGTATTGCGCCAGATCGTCCTTGGTCGTAAACGGCAGTCGGGCCAGGTCGGCCACCGACCTGATCGCGTCGACATTGATCTGATGGTCGCGGAAAACCCGCTTATAGTAATTGGAATAGTTGGAAACGTGCAATAAAAGCTGCTGCAAGGCCGGCTGCTGTGTTTCGGGATTCATGGCAATCAAAGGTTGGTATGAAAAAGCGGAAAATGCATTAATGTTTGCCTTTTTTGCTTTCGGTAATGCGTGCACGGATCGAATTTTCCTCGTTCAATGAAGAAACTTCGTGTTTCAATGCCTCCTCATAATAGCCGATCGCTTTGCTGAAGTTACCTTTCTTTTGATGATACTCGCCGAGAAAAAAATACGGGAGATAACTCGCGGGATTGTTCGCGATAAAGTTTTTCTCATCCAGCGGCGTCAGCGAAAGCGGTGTATCCAGCATCACATATTTAGTGATTTTCTGCTTCATTGACTTAAACGCCCCGAACTTTTTGTAATCCGCCGATTCCAGGAACGGGTCGCGGTCGATATTGAGCGAGTCGAATGAGTCGAAGTTTCCTTTTTGTGCAAAAATGCGGGTTAAATCATACCCCACGAACTCCCCCAGCTGGTAGGGCGGCGCCGAAATCCAGAACTCCTTTCTGGCAGGTTTGAAAACAATACCGTGATGGGCGATCAGCTGGTTGAGCAGCTTGGAATTGCCGTAACCGATGAATTTATCGTCCACACCCTTCTGGTCGCGTAAAATGGCGGCGGCCTGGTCCACATCCATCGGGTAGGAACGGCCCATCAGCTGCGTCATACGGTCGAACCGCGCTTTGGAATCGGTGTCACGGATATTATCGATATTTACCGAATCCTTCACAAATGCATTGCTCTGGTAATGGTTGGCACAAACCAGGTAATCCCTGCCCGGATCGTAGACATCCATTTTCTGGGGCGACTTCTCGATGATCACCGCCTTGTCATCGGCCGCAGAACCGATCAGAAGCGATTCTGAAACGAAGGTTTCGCTTTTCGAGGCGATTTTACGGGCTTCTTCGATAGTGCCGGCATATTGCAGGATCTCCCTTGCCAGAATCGAGATGGGTTCTTTTGCGGCGAAGGGAATATCAGACTTGGAAGCGTTCAAAGTGACGGTAATACCCTTTTCATTAATACCCGACACCACGCCCGTGAGCCCTGCCCAGGCGTAAGAGGCGAATTTGTAGCCTTTATCGGGATTCATGAAAACGATCAGCTTGTCCTCGGCGAACGCGTCGCCCATGTAGAAATCGAAATTACGCGCAATGAGCAATGTGGAATCCCTTGTGAGCGAATGATTAACCGCAAAAGAAGTACAACCTACCATATTCAGGTCCGTGAGCGCGTGGCCGATGTCGTGCGCCGCGTGGTAGTTGAGAATGCGGTAATATTTGGGGCCGATATAATTGAACTGATCGGAAAACGACTGCGAAACGCCGTAAATTTCCTGCTGGTTTTCAAGCGGGATGTATTTGTAAATATCCCTGTTGAACCAGCCCACAAAGCCTTTCAGCACTTGCAGGAACATCGCACTAGGGATCATTTCCCTGATCTGCCCGACAAAATGCACCTCCTGTTTCTCCATCAGCTCCCTGGCCAGAATACCGTAGATCAGTCCCCGTTCGTATGGCGCACCTTCGAGGTACATTTCCCAAATGCCGTGCTTATTCTTCCGCAGCCAGTTGTTGCCTACGCGGTAATGGTCCTCCCCCACTTTCTCACGTTTGTAACTTTCGACAGTTTTAGTACTTTCAAGCTCCGGCTTCGGTACGCGGATACGCCACAGGAACAGCCCGAAAAGTATCCCGAGAACCAGCAGGAAAATGGAAAAAGCTTTGAGCGCGGAACGTAGTACTTTGTTTTTAGGCCACATAAAAATCAGCAATCGGCCACGCAGATCATGCGGCCTTCGGATACCAAAATTAGCAATAAATGGGGATCGTTTCTATAAAAACCGTTTCACCGGTTTCGCAACTGGGACGGTGGCGTATGACCGAACCGTGGGAAGAGCTCCGGGAGATGATCGAAATACCGGCCGGGGAGGCAAAAGCATTCGAATCCGTTATCAAGAATAAGCGGAAGCGCGAATGGCTGGCTTGCAGGATATTACTGAAAGAAATGCTGGGGCGAAATGCGGTAATCGCCTACGACGCAGAGCGCAAGCCGCACCTCGCGGGCCTGAAAATCCAGATATCGATGTCGCATTCGGGCGAGTACGTGTGCGTGTACCTGCATGAACATGCGCCTGTGGGCGT harbors:
- a CDS encoding C45 family autoproteolytic acyltransferase/hydolase, whose product is MWPKNKVLRSALKAFSIFLLVLGILFGLFLWRIRVPKPELESTKTVESYKREKVGEDHYRVGNNWLRKNKHGIWEMYLEGAPYERGLIYGILARELMEKQEVHFVGQIREMIPSAMFLQVLKGFVGWFNRDIYKYIPLENQQEIYGVSQSFSDQFNYIGPKYYRILNYHAAHDIGHALTDLNMVGCTSFAVNHSLTRDSTLLIARNFDFYMGDAFAEDKLIVFMNPDKGYKFASYAWAGLTGVVSGINEKGITVTLNASKSDIPFAAKEPISILAREILQYAGTIEEARKIASKSETFVSESLLIGSAADDKAVIIEKSPQKMDVYDPGRDYLVCANHYQSNAFVKDSVNIDNIRDTDSKARFDRMTQLMGRSYPMDVDQAAAILRDQKGVDDKFIGYGNSKLLNQLIAHHGIVFKPARKEFWISAPPYQLGEFVGYDLTRIFAQKGNFDSFDSLNIDRDPFLESADYKKFGAFKSMKQKITKYVMLDTPLSLTPLDEKNFIANNPASYLPYFFLGEYHQKKGNFSKAIGYYEEALKHEVSSLNEENSIRARITESKKGKH
- a CDS encoding 4'-phosphopantetheinyl transferase superfamily protein; its protein translation is MGIVSIKTVSPVSQLGRWRMTEPWEELREMIEIPAGEAKAFESVIKNKRKREWLACRILLKEMLGRNAVIAYDAERKPHLAGLKIQISMSHSGEYVCVYLHEHAPVGVDIQQLKPSISKGAFYFLNEAEMQWADLENNVRLHLIWSAKESVFKYAGDASIDLKKHITINHFSGNQNGFFEVNLQKGDNQEVVRLQFDTFEDYVLTWTL